From a region of the Candidatus Rokuibacteriota bacterium genome:
- a CDS encoding calcium-binding protein yields MVKPRCERERERRIAMEIVVDAYDTHERAMGWYYYLQEQLKVPFTATCTAKRAISPLRVKDEVQVVGMPSEDECEHEMFVTIRWEKDRLAVPLAQLRPISATHKRTQQGVEDWRYWVKMGYEL; encoded by the coding sequence GTGGTCAAGCCGAGGTGTGAGCGGGAGCGGGAGCGCCGCATCGCGATGGAGATCGTCGTCGATGCCTACGATACTCACGAGCGGGCGATGGGCTGGTACTACTACCTCCAAGAGCAGCTCAAAGTTCCGTTCACGGCGACGTGTACCGCCAAGCGTGCGATCTCCCCCCTGCGCGTCAAGGATGAGGTACAGGTCGTCGGGATGCCCAGCGAGGACGAATGCGAGCACGAGATGTTCGTCACCATCCGCTGGGAGAAGGATAGATTGGCGGTGCCGCTGGCCCAACTAAGACCTATCAGCGCCACGCACAAGCGGACGCAGCAAGGGGTGGAGGATTGGCGCTACTGGGTCAAGATGGGATACGAGCTGTGA
- a CDS encoding AIPR family protein, translating into MDRITAALMAEFSSENQLDQLPEETRFEHFAAYLATSRHLADTFDTADLVTGAGGDTGIDAIAIVVNGSLVTDSELVNELAETNGYLDVTFVFVQAERSAAFDGAKIGTFGFGVNDFFRDTPQLPRNDAVRDAAAVMSAIYALSPKFTRGNPTCRLYYVTTGRWVNDANLVARQQVVVDDLRGTRLFRDVEFIDLDADAIQRLYNQTKNAISRDITFSARTALPEIPGVAEAYLGLLPASEFLSLLQDETGILVKSIFYENVRDWQDYNAVNTEIRGTLESVQQRPRFALMNNGVTIIAKTLRATGNRFHIEDYQIVNGCQTSHVLFDQRGQIDDTVLIPLRLIATQDEELIASIVKATNRQTQVKEEQLLALNDFQKKLEVFFGSFEEARRLYYERRSRQYNTVPGIEKTRVVTLPNLIRAYAALVLEEPHRTTRNFRALLATVGTNIFAPDHRLEPYYLAASALYRLEYLFRNGEVDARFKAARYHILLATRLLGSPRQPPRPNSHEMARFCDELLHILWSPVDASALVRRAVDVVNEVAAGNLHRDNIRTQPFTDQVLRRCRELVPAA; encoded by the coding sequence ATGGATCGCATCACGGCGGCACTGATGGCGGAGTTCTCCAGCGAGAACCAGCTTGATCAACTGCCCGAGGAAACCCGGTTTGAGCACTTCGCGGCCTACCTAGCCACGTCGCGGCACTTGGCCGATACCTTTGATACCGCCGACCTCGTAACTGGCGCCGGGGGCGACACTGGGATCGATGCGATAGCGATCGTTGTCAATGGCTCGCTCGTGACCGACTCCGAGCTTGTGAATGAACTCGCCGAGACGAATGGATACTTGGACGTGACGTTCGTGTTCGTGCAAGCGGAACGGTCGGCGGCCTTCGACGGGGCCAAGATCGGCACGTTTGGCTTTGGCGTCAACGACTTCTTTCGGGATACTCCGCAACTGCCAAGGAACGACGCCGTTAGGGACGCAGCGGCAGTTATGAGCGCGATTTACGCGCTCAGCCCAAAGTTCACAAGAGGGAATCCAACCTGCCGCCTGTACTACGTTACGACTGGAAGATGGGTCAACGATGCAAACCTTGTTGCCCGCCAACAGGTGGTCGTCGATGATCTTCGAGGGACGAGACTCTTTCGTGATGTGGAGTTCATTGACCTCGATGCAGACGCAATTCAGCGGCTGTACAACCAAACCAAGAACGCGATCTCTCGGGATATCACATTCAGCGCGAGAACGGCTTTGCCAGAAATCCCTGGCGTAGCCGAGGCTTACCTCGGGTTACTGCCCGCTTCGGAGTTTCTCTCGTTGCTCCAAGACGAGACGGGCATACTGGTCAAGAGCATCTTCTACGAGAACGTCAGAGATTGGCAGGACTACAACGCTGTGAACACTGAGATTCGAGGCACGCTCGAGTCAGTACAGCAGAGACCTCGATTCGCGTTGATGAACAACGGTGTGACGATTATTGCCAAGACCCTGCGGGCGACAGGGAACAGATTTCACATCGAGGACTACCAGATCGTGAACGGATGTCAGACGAGCCACGTGCTGTTCGACCAGCGGGGCCAGATCGACGACACAGTTCTGATTCCGCTGAGGCTCATTGCGACCCAAGACGAAGAATTGATTGCGTCTATCGTCAAGGCCACCAATCGTCAGACACAAGTCAAGGAAGAACAACTGCTTGCCCTAAACGATTTTCAGAAGAAGCTGGAGGTCTTCTTTGGCAGCTTTGAAGAAGCCAGGCGCCTCTACTACGAACGTCGCTCGCGTCAGTACAACACTGTGCCTGGAATCGAGAAGACAAGGGTCGTGACGCTGCCAAATCTCATCAGGGCGTACGCGGCGCTAGTCCTGGAGGAACCGCACAGGACGACGCGGAATTTTCGCGCGCTTCTGGCCACGGTCGGCACGAATATCTTTGCCCCGGATCATCGTTTGGAGCCTTACTACCTGGCGGCTTCAGCCCTGTACAGACTGGAATACCTATTCCGAAACGGCGAGGTAGACGCCAGATTCAAGGCCGCGCGTTACCACATTCTTCTTGCGACGAGATTGCTCGGGTCACCCCGGCAGCCGCCTAGGCCGAACTCTCACGAAATGGCCCGCTTCTGCGACGAACTCCTTCACATTCTTTGGAGCCCTGTAGACGCATCAGCGCTTGTTCGGCGCGCTGTGGACGTCGTCAACGAGGTGGCGGCGGGTAACTTACACCGCGACAACATAAGAACGCAGCCCTTTACCGACCAAGTGTTGCGTCGTTGCCGGGAATTGGTGCCCGCTGCCTAA